The following DNA comes from Moritella sp. 24.
ACTGTCTTGGCAATCTTGCGCAGCACCAAAATACAGTTCTGCTAATGACAATGATTGTGTGTGGTTACCAATATAGGCAGGTACGTTAAAATCTTGGGTTAACATTTTACCCAGTTGGATATCTTTTAAATTGTGTTTTGGTAGATATACAATGGTGCCTGATTCACGATCGATTAAGCCGGGTGATGTCACCGCAATGGCAATTAAACGTTGTGTATCAGCATTTATATTCGTGCTAATGAATTTAGCGAGTTCGACTAATAAGAAGGCGATAACATCGTTGTTTGGTGCGGCATTTAGCGGCACTCGGTAAGATGTCAGCATCGTCCCTGCAATATCATGCAAGGCGATCGTTAAATTGTTACGACCAAGTTTACAACTAACAAAGACAAACGGTGTTATCTCGCACGTTAGTGATATGGCAGGTCGTCCACCAGTAGATGCTTGCTGTGCAACTTCTTTAATTAACCCTGCCGCCATTAATTGACGCGTCATTTTAGTAATACTGGCAGGCGCTAGCTCACTCAGTTTTGCTAAAGCGACACGTGAAATTTGCTTCTGTTCATCGATAAGACGATAAACAGAAGCTGTATTTACTTGTTTAATAAATTCAATATTGGCGACTGGGCTATGTTTCATAATTAGAAGCTTTTCACTTGTCCG
Coding sequences within:
- a CDS encoding ROK family protein, producing the protein MKHSPVANIEFIKQVNTASVYRLIDEQKQISRVALAKLSELAPASITKMTRQLMAAGLIKEVAQQASTGGRPAISLTCEITPFVFVSCKLGRNNLTIALHDIAGTMLTSYRVPLNAAPNNDVIAFLLVELAKFISTNINADTQRLIAIAVTSPGLIDRESGTIVYLPKHNLKDIQLGKMLTQDFNVPAYIGNHTQSLSLAELYFGAAQDCQDSVLLSVHDGVGSGIINNGKIFTNYNNQVGEIGHIRIDPLGLPCHCGSHGCLETIASNEAILKQITLLIQQGHDTCLTLENLTIENICDAANNGDELTVQVLQRVSKLIGQAIAIIVNLFNPQKLLIKGEIVAAKELIFPIIEQSVQQHALRSFLPNLVISEAKFQNEPSMAGVALVRKSLLEGSLLNYIIHEHDNK